In one window of Limibacillus sp. DNA:
- the pyrF gene encoding orotidine-5'-phosphate decarboxylase codes for MSDPSPRERILVALDTQDLSRAAALAKDLRGLVGGMKIGKEFFTANGPDGVRAAVSGQPLFLDLKFHDIPNTVAGAIRAACHLHPMIVNVHAAGGRAMMEAAAEAAREAAEDLEVERPLVIAVTLMTSLDEADLKEVGIQGPMEERVVALARLAQDCGLDGVVCSAREIKALRAACGETFTLVVPGIRPAWAASGDQKRVMTPAQAVAEGADYLVIGRPITGADNPAAAAKRIIEELDSA; via the coding sequence ATGTCCGATCCATCGCCCCGAGAGCGCATCCTGGTTGCGCTCGACACCCAGGACTTGAGCCGCGCCGCCGCGCTCGCCAAGGATCTGCGCGGGTTGGTCGGGGGCATGAAGATCGGCAAGGAGTTCTTCACCGCCAACGGCCCGGACGGGGTGCGCGCCGCGGTGAGCGGCCAGCCGCTCTTCCTCGACCTGAAGTTCCACGATATTCCCAACACGGTGGCGGGCGCGATCCGCGCGGCCTGTCACTTGCACCCCATGATCGTCAACGTCCATGCCGCGGGCGGACGGGCCATGATGGAGGCCGCCGCCGAGGCCGCGCGCGAAGCGGCGGAGGACCTGGAAGTCGAACGGCCGCTGGTCATCGCCGTCACGCTGATGACGAGCCTGGACGAGGCGGACCTGAAGGAGGTCGGGATCCAGGGGCCGATGGAGGAACGCGTGGTCGCCCTGGCGCGGCTCGCGCAGGACTGCGGGCTCGACGGCGTGGTCTGCTCCGCGCGGGAGATCAAGGCCCTGCGCGCGGCTTGCGGTGAGACCTTCACGCTGGTGGTGCCGGGCATCCGTCCGGCCTGGGCCGCAAGCGGCGACCAGAAGCGCGTGATGACCCCGGCGCAGGCCGTCGCCGAAGGCGCCGACTATCTGGTGATCGGCAGGCCCATCACCGGCGCCGACAACCCCGCCGCCGCCGCCAAACGCATCATCGAGGAGTTGGATAGCGCGTGA
- a CDS encoding ornithine cyclodeaminase → MRILAASDVAGALDLESTVERLRQAWRGQEVQPGPLDLDLPTLDGPGARLSLLPAWQLGRFVGLRITTAFPGNEERDTPVEMSSYLLLDGRSGQPVALIDGALLVRRRAAATSALAAGYLARPDSERLLMIGAGAMAGHLIEAHAKVRPICNVLIWSRNAGRAKRLAKRLDRRDFRVAATEDLGEAVRGAHIICSATRSPDPLIEGAWLQEGQHLDLVGSTRLEVSECDAATLRRARLFVDSREETPHRSGELAAALAAGAIQPEDIAADLFELTRGERAGRRYYDQITLFKSVGLGLADLAAAQLVLQRR, encoded by the coding sequence ATGCGCATCCTTGCCGCCTCCGATGTCGCCGGAGCCCTTGACCTGGAATCGACGGTCGAGCGCCTGCGCCAGGCTTGGCGCGGGCAGGAGGTGCAGCCCGGCCCCCTGGACCTCGACCTGCCGACCCTCGATGGACCCGGCGCAAGGCTCTCGCTCCTGCCCGCCTGGCAGCTTGGGCGCTTCGTCGGCCTGCGCATCACGACGGCCTTTCCCGGCAACGAGGAACGCGACACCCCCGTGGAGATGAGCAGCTACCTGCTGCTGGACGGGCGCAGCGGACAGCCGGTGGCGCTGATCGACGGCGCGCTTCTGGTGCGCAGGCGCGCGGCCGCGACCTCGGCGCTGGCGGCCGGCTATCTCGCGCGACCGGATTCCGAACGCCTCTTGATGATCGGAGCCGGGGCCATGGCCGGCCATCTGATCGAAGCCCACGCCAAGGTCCGCCCGATCTGCAACGTCTTGATCTGGAGCCGCAACGCCGGGCGGGCCAAGCGCCTCGCCAAGCGCCTGGACCGGCGCGATTTCCGCGTGGCGGCGACGGAGGACCTGGGCGAGGCGGTGCGCGGCGCGCACATCATCTGCTCGGCGACCCGCAGCCCCGACCCCCTGATCGAAGGGGCATGGCTTCAGGAAGGACAGCACCTCGACCTGGTGGGCTCCACGAGACTCGAGGTCTCCGAGTGCGACGCCGCCACCCTGCGGCGCGCGCGGCTGTTCGTGGACTCGCGGGAAGAGACGCCCCACCGCTCGGGCGAGCTCGCCGCTGCGCTGGCGGCGGGTGCGATTCAGCCAGAGGACATCGCCGCCGACCTCTTCGAGCTGACGCGCGGCGAGCGGGCGGGACGGCGCTATTATGACCAGATCACGCTTTTTAAATCGGTCGGACTCGGCCTTGCCGATTTGGCTGCGGCCCAACTTGTGCTACAGCGGCGCTAA
- a CDS encoding LapA family protein, whose product MKHLSWIITLPITIVAVVFALSNRQPVVIDIWPLELSLTAPLYLVLLLAALVGFILGGIAMWFTAGRSRKRAREAAAKLREMEGQIANLKRSEQLRSAANDSVAQGPGGGQARLTSARG is encoded by the coding sequence GTGAAGCATCTTTCCTGGATCATCACCCTGCCGATCACCATCGTCGCGGTGGTTTTCGCACTGTCGAACCGCCAACCCGTCGTGATCGACATCTGGCCGCTGGAGTTGAGCCTGACGGCGCCGCTCTATCTGGTGCTGCTGCTGGCCGCGCTGGTCGGATTCATCCTGGGCGGCATCGCCATGTGGTTCACCGCCGGACGAAGCCGAAAGCGCGCCCGCGAGGCGGCGGCCAAACTGCGGGAGATGGAAGGCCAGATCGCAAACCTGAAGCGCAGCGAGCAGCTGCGCAGCGCCGCCAACGATAGCGTGGCGCAAGGGCCCGGCGGGGGCCAGGCGCGCCTGACCAGCGCGCGCGGCTAG
- the ihfB gene encoding integration host factor subunit beta, whose translation MTKSELIQRIAEINPHLYHRDVERIVNTIFDEITTALSRGDRVELRGFGAFSVKQRDARIGRNPRTGEKVEVEEKVVPYFKTGKQLRERLNDE comes from the coding sequence ATGACAAAGTCCGAATTGATACAGCGCATCGCTGAAATCAATCCGCATCTCTATCACCGTGACGTCGAGCGCATCGTGAACACGATCTTCGATGAGATCACGACCGCCTTGTCGCGGGGCGACCGCGTCGAATTGCGCGGCTTCGGGGCCTTTTCGGTCAAGCAGCGGGACGCGCGCATCGGGCGCAATCCGCGCACCGGCGAGAAGGTCGAGGTCGAGGAGAAGGTCGTTCCCTACTTCAAGACCGGGAAGCAGTTGCGCGAACGCCTGAACGACGAGTAG
- the rpsA gene encoding 30S ribosomal protein S1 translates to MATATPQKEDFEALLEESLGQSERLEGSVLKGTVIAIEGDEVLVDVGLKSEGRVALKEFSSPGKPAELKAGDEVEVYLERMENRSGEAMLSREKARREESWNELEKAFEAGERVTGAIFGRVKGGFTVDLGGAVAFLPGSQVDIRPVRDVGPLMGTPQPFQILKMDRSRGNIVVSRRAVLEETRAEQRAEVIENLKEGQVLQGVVKNITDYGAFVDLGGVDGLLHVTDISWKRINHPSEALSIGQTVDVQVIRFNAETQRISLGMKQLEADPWEGVAAKYPVGAKFIGRVTNITDYGAFVELEAGIEGLVHVSEMSWTKKNIHPGKIVSTSQEVEVMVLDVDEQKRRISLGLKQTMENPWDGFQANYGPGSELEGEIKNITEFGLFVGLPGDIDGMVHLSDLDWNRSGEEAIQDFNKGDMVKVKVLDVDVEKERISLGIKQLADDPFAAAIAGVKKGDVVTCTITEVNDNGIEVAITDGATGFIRKADLSRERSEQRPDRFAVGEKVDAKVTNVDRKSRKLSLSIKAREIEEEKEAMENYGSSDSGASLGDILGAALSQAKEGAEEKGEEKPKAKKAPAKATKTAKAKKTEDKAEDAAEEKAEEASDDAEEK, encoded by the coding sequence ATGGCTACAGCCACCCCCCAGAAAGAAGATTTCGAAGCGCTCCTCGAAGAGAGCCTCGGCCAGTCCGAGCGTCTCGAAGGCAGCGTCCTGAAAGGCACCGTGATCGCCATCGAAGGCGACGAGGTGCTGGTTGACGTCGGCCTCAAGTCCGAAGGCCGCGTCGCCCTGAAAGAGTTTTCCTCCCCCGGCAAGCCCGCCGAGCTGAAGGCCGGCGACGAGGTCGAGGTCTATCTCGAGCGCATGGAGAACCGCTCCGGCGAGGCCATGCTGAGCCGCGAGAAGGCCCGCCGCGAGGAGTCCTGGAACGAGCTGGAGAAGGCCTTCGAGGCCGGCGAGCGGGTCACCGGCGCCATCTTCGGCCGCGTCAAGGGCGGCTTCACCGTCGACCTGGGCGGCGCCGTGGCCTTCCTGCCCGGCAGCCAGGTGGACATCCGCCCGGTGCGCGACGTGGGCCCGCTGATGGGCACCCCGCAGCCCTTCCAGATCCTGAAGATGGACCGCAGCCGCGGCAACATCGTGGTGTCCCGCCGCGCGGTTCTGGAAGAGACCCGCGCCGAGCAGCGCGCCGAGGTCATCGAGAACCTCAAGGAGGGCCAGGTGCTCCAGGGCGTGGTGAAGAACATCACCGACTACGGCGCCTTCGTGGACCTGGGCGGCGTCGACGGCCTGCTGCACGTCACCGATATTTCCTGGAAGCGCATCAACCACCCGAGCGAGGCGCTTTCCATCGGCCAGACCGTGGACGTCCAGGTCATCCGCTTCAACGCCGAGACCCAGCGCATCTCCCTGGGCATGAAGCAGCTTGAGGCCGACCCCTGGGAGGGCGTGGCCGCCAAGTATCCGGTCGGCGCCAAGTTCATCGGCCGCGTCACCAACATCACCGACTACGGCGCCTTCGTGGAGCTGGAAGCCGGGATCGAGGGCCTGGTCCACGTCTCCGAGATGAGCTGGACCAAGAAGAACATCCACCCGGGCAAGATCGTCTCCACCTCTCAGGAGGTCGAGGTCATGGTGCTGGACGTGGACGAGCAGAAGCGCCGCATCTCGCTCGGCCTGAAGCAGACCATGGAGAACCCCTGGGACGGCTTCCAGGCCAACTATGGCCCGGGCAGCGAGCTGGAAGGCGAGATCAAGAACATCACCGAGTTCGGCCTTTTCGTGGGTCTGCCCGGCGATATCGACGGCATGGTTCACCTGTCCGATCTGGACTGGAACCGTTCCGGCGAGGAGGCCATCCAGGACTTCAACAAGGGCGACATGGTGAAGGTCAAGGTGCTGGACGTCGACGTCGAGAAGGAGCGCATCTCGCTTGGCATCAAGCAGCTGGCCGACGATCCCTTCGCCGCCGCGATCGCGGGCGTCAAGAAGGGCGACGTCGTCACCTGCACCATCACCGAGGTGAACGACAACGGCATCGAGGTGGCGATCACGGACGGGGCCACCGGCTTCATCCGCAAGGCCGATCTCTCCCGCGAGCGCTCCGAGCAGCGCCCGGACCGCTTCGCCGTGGGCGAGAAGGTTGACGCCAAGGTCACCAACGTGGACCGGAAGTCGCGCAAGCTGAGCCTGTCGATCAAGGCCCGCGAGATCGAGGAAGAAAAGGAAGCGATGGAGAACTACGGCTCCAGCGATTCCGGCGCTTCGCTCGGCGACATCCTGGGCGCGGCCCTGTCTCAGGCCAAGGAAGGCGCTGAGGAAAAGGGCGAAGAGAAGCCCAAGGCCAAGAAGGCTCCCGCCAAGGCCACCAAGACCGCCAAAGCCAAGAAGACCGAGGACAAGGCTGAGGACGCGGCTGAAGAGAAGGCCGAAGAGGCCTCCGACGACGCCGAGGAGAAGTAA
- the cmk gene encoding (d)CMP kinase, with protein MIVAVDGPAGAGKGTLARRLAASLDFAYLDTGSIYRAVAARLLAEGGDPLDAGAAAAVAEKLSPGDLERRDLRAEATSQAASQVASYPGVRRALLAFQRDFAAHPPEGKAGAILDGRDIGTVICPEAEAKIFVTASLEERARRRHKELLDRGEESIYARVQDEMAARDKRDSERAEAPLKPAEDAFVLDTTELDIDAAYAAALSYLRSRMEPREPQ; from the coding sequence GTGATCGTGGCGGTCGACGGGCCCGCCGGCGCGGGAAAGGGCACGCTCGCCCGCCGTCTCGCCGCCAGCCTCGACTTCGCCTATCTGGACACCGGGTCGATTTACCGCGCCGTCGCGGCGCGCCTGCTGGCCGAAGGCGGCGACCCTTTGGACGCCGGGGCCGCAGCGGCGGTCGCCGAGAAGCTTTCGCCCGGCGACCTGGAGCGCCGCGACCTGCGCGCCGAGGCGACCAGCCAGGCCGCGAGCCAGGTCGCCAGTTATCCGGGCGTCCGCCGGGCGCTGTTGGCTTTCCAGAGGGATTTCGCCGCCCATCCTCCGGAGGGAAAGGCGGGTGCGATCCTGGACGGGCGGGACATCGGAACGGTGATCTGCCCCGAGGCCGAGGCCAAGATCTTCGTCACCGCGAGCCTGGAGGAGCGGGCGCGCCGGAGACATAAGGAGTTGCTTGATCGCGGAGAGGAGTCTATATACGCGCGCGTCCAGGACGAGATGGCCGCGCGGGACAAACGCGACAGCGAACGGGCGGAAGCGCCCTTGAAGCCCGCCGAAGACGCTTTCGTACTGGACACGACCGAGCTGGACATCGACGCGGCCTATGCCGCGGCCCTGTCTTATCTGCGTTCGCGCATGGAACCCCGCGAGCCGCAGTGA
- the aroA gene encoding 3-phosphoshikimate 1-carboxyvinyltransferase, producing the protein MTALTAHPSERLTGRARVPGDKSISHRAVMLGGLAVGETRISGLLEGEDVLSTAAAMRQLGAEIERKEDGAWRIWGRGLGALCEPSDVLDLGNSGTSARLLSGILASHPIVSVMTGDASLRRRPMGRVTVPLGRMGAQFITREGGRLPMTVVGSDSLLPLRYKLPVASAQVKSAILLAGLNTAGVTEVIEPVATRDHSERMLRAFGAHLEIDDTPEGRSIRVTGQPELHGCAVEVPADPSSAAFPIVAALLLEGSDLLLPDVAMNPARIGLIETLREMGGDIEEQNRREAAGEPIADLRVRASRLQGVSVPPERAPSMIDEYPVLFVAAACAQGRSHFAGLEELRVKESDRLAVMAEGLAACGVALKAGKDDLTVEGCGGRPKGGQRVATHLDHRIAMAFLILGLAAEQAVTVDDAKPIETSFPGFAGLMGSIGAKLTREEAA; encoded by the coding sequence ATGACCGCGCTGACCGCCCATCCGTCCGAAAGGCTCACCGGCCGCGCCCGCGTCCCGGGCGACAAGTCGATCTCGCACCGCGCGGTGATGCTGGGCGGCCTTGCCGTCGGGGAGACCCGCATCAGCGGCCTGCTGGAGGGCGAGGACGTGCTCTCGACCGCCGCCGCCATGCGCCAGCTCGGCGCCGAGATCGAGCGGAAAGAGGACGGCGCCTGGCGCATCTGGGGCCGCGGCCTGGGCGCGCTCTGCGAGCCGTCGGACGTGCTGGACCTGGGCAACTCCGGCACCTCGGCGCGCCTGCTGTCCGGCATCCTGGCGAGCCACCCCATCGTTTCCGTCATGACCGGCGACGCCTCGCTCAGACGCCGTCCCATGGGGCGGGTCACGGTCCCGCTGGGCAGGATGGGCGCGCAGTTCATCACCCGCGAAGGCGGGCGTCTGCCCATGACGGTGGTCGGCTCCGACAGTCTTCTGCCGCTGCGCTACAAGCTTCCCGTCGCCTCCGCCCAGGTGAAATCCGCCATCCTGCTCGCCGGACTCAACACCGCCGGCGTGACCGAGGTGATAGAGCCGGTCGCCACCCGCGACCATTCCGAGCGCATGCTGCGCGCCTTCGGCGCTCACCTTGAGATCGACGACACGCCGGAAGGCCGCTCGATCCGAGTGACCGGCCAGCCCGAGCTGCACGGCTGCGCCGTCGAGGTTCCCGCCGATCCTTCCTCCGCCGCCTTTCCCATCGTGGCCGCGCTTCTGCTGGAGGGCTCGGACCTGCTGCTGCCCGACGTCGCCATGAACCCGGCGCGCATCGGCCTGATCGAAACGCTGCGGGAGATGGGCGGCGACATCGAGGAACAGAACCGGCGGGAAGCGGCGGGCGAGCCGATCGCCGACCTGCGCGTTAGAGCCAGCCGCCTCCAGGGCGTTTCGGTGCCGCCCGAGCGCGCGCCCTCCATGATCGACGAGTATCCCGTGCTCTTCGTCGCCGCCGCCTGCGCGCAAGGCCGCAGTCATTTCGCCGGACTCGAGGAACTGCGGGTCAAGGAGAGCGACCGTCTGGCCGTCATGGCCGAGGGGCTCGCCGCCTGCGGCGTCGCCCTGAAGGCCGGGAAGGACGATCTGACGGTCGAGGGCTGCGGCGGACGCCCCAAGGGCGGGCAACGGGTCGCCACCCATCTGGATCACCGTATCGCCATGGCCTTTCTGATCCTGGGCCTGGCCGCCGAACAGGCCGTGACGGTGGACGACGCCAAGCCGATCGAGACCTCCTTTCCCGGTTTTGCCGGGCTGATGGGCTCCATCGGCGCAAAGCTGACCAGGGAGGAAGCGGCGTGA
- a CDS encoding FYDLN acid domain-containing protein, protein MTKADWGTKRICQSCGAKYYDLKRTPIVCPKCGTAFDPDASLRARKVKAAKPPKPAAAKKAVEDDEEELEDETLDDEEDEDEDEDSKEVSLDAMADDELDDSDDDEDEDDEANYTKGIKPTLGDDDDDEDDDDEELDDDLDDDLLEDTDDLDDDDDLNIDIEKDDEER, encoded by the coding sequence GTGACGAAAGCCGATTGGGGAACCAAGCGTATCTGCCAATCCTGCGGCGCCAAGTACTACGACTTGAAGCGCACGCCCATTGTCTGTCCCAAGTGCGGTACCGCATTCGACCCGGACGCGTCCTTACGCGCCCGCAAGGTCAAGGCCGCCAAACCGCCCAAGCCCGCAGCAGCGAAGAAGGCGGTCGAGGACGACGAAGAGGAGCTGGAGGACGAAACCCTCGACGACGAGGAAGACGAAGACGAGGACGAGGATTCCAAGGAAGTCTCGCTCGACGCCATGGCCGACGACGAGCTCGATGACAGTGACGACGACGAGGACGAGGACGACGAGGCCAACTACACAAAGGGCATCAAGCCCACTCTCGGCGACGACGACGATGACGAGGATGACGACGACGAGGAGCTGGACGACGACCTGGACGACGACCTGCTCGAAGACACCGACGACCTGGACGACGACGACGACCTCAACATCGATATCGAGAAAGACGACGAGGAGCGCTGA
- a CDS encoding glycosyltransferase family 87 protein: protein MSGKADKAAAPNRRAAYVGLALLLSLIAWGYISALMTTAQEPWRGDYLNIYIAAHQLVEGEDPYRQASWEAAAPSVLKDAGPASRLSVVSRPQSLLLPPVMLLLAAPFTEMPLTSSFYLFSAVSFLCLLLALLKLERSLGLLHQDWLFRPGRHRLLLAAAFCLLFFPTWLNLCLGQPYLLLLPAVVFLWTAARSANDPRAGVLLGFLITQVPGLVLLLLFFLGSGRLRLVLWSLAACLALGSLPMVLFRSAVYLDYSNALFAAAWFGAGWNASLLGMVSPVFGASANTPLIDAPWLAVGFCALAAGGMALLAWRLGRGLRQAKERAPHRERRLAALADLGFAACFPLAFLVQPISWLHTFALLIPAALIGLQLLLRRRNPWRWRERLLFVWLLAAAPYPLVTAAANDSALLWIGYPTFDTYALLLMALALVGLFRRELGGESNEASIASGGGLSLHGAG from the coding sequence TTGAGCGGAAAAGCGGACAAGGCCGCCGCGCCGAACCGGCGCGCCGCCTATGTGGGGCTGGCCTTGCTGCTCTCGCTTATCGCCTGGGGCTATATCTCCGCACTGATGACCACGGCGCAGGAACCCTGGCGCGGCGACTATCTCAACATCTACATCGCCGCCCACCAGCTTGTCGAAGGCGAGGACCCCTACCGCCAGGCGAGCTGGGAGGCCGCCGCGCCCAGCGTTCTGAAGGACGCCGGCCCGGCGAGCCGCCTCAGCGTCGTGTCGCGGCCGCAATCCCTACTGCTGCCCCCGGTCATGCTGCTGCTGGCAGCACCCTTCACCGAGATGCCGTTGACCTCCAGCTTCTACCTTTTCAGCGCGGTTTCCTTTCTCTGCCTGCTTCTGGCGCTCTTGAAGCTGGAACGCTCGCTTGGCCTGCTGCACCAGGACTGGCTGTTCCGTCCGGGCCGCCACCGCTTGCTTCTGGCCGCCGCCTTCTGCCTTCTGTTCTTTCCCACTTGGCTCAATCTCTGCCTGGGCCAGCCCTATCTCCTGCTGCTGCCCGCGGTGGTCTTCCTCTGGACCGCTGCGCGCAGCGCAAACGACCCCAGGGCCGGCGTCCTGCTGGGTTTCCTGATCACTCAGGTTCCAGGGCTCGTGCTGCTGCTGCTGTTCTTTCTCGGCTCGGGGCGCTTGCGCCTCGTGCTCTGGTCGCTGGCGGCCTGCCTGGCGCTCGGCTCGCTGCCAATGGTGCTGTTCCGCAGCGCAGTCTATCTCGACTATTCCAACGCCCTCTTCGCCGCCGCCTGGTTCGGGGCCGGCTGGAACGCCTCTCTTCTGGGCATGGTAAGCCCGGTCTTCGGCGCATCTGCCAACACGCCGCTCATCGACGCGCCCTGGCTGGCCGTCGGCTTCTGTGCGCTGGCCGCGGGCGGGATGGCGCTTCTGGCGTGGCGTCTCGGGCGGGGCCTTCGTCAAGCGAAGGAGCGCGCGCCGCACCGCGAGCGGCGGCTCGCCGCCCTGGCCGACCTCGGTTTCGCGGCCTGCTTCCCGCTTGCCTTCCTGGTGCAGCCGATCTCCTGGCTGCATACCTTCGCGCTGCTGATCCCCGCAGCCTTGATCGGCTTGCAGCTTCTGTTGCGCCGCCGCAACCCCTGGCGCTGGCGCGAGCGCCTGCTGTTCGTCTGGCTGCTCGCCGCGGCTCCCTATCCGCTGGTCACGGCGGCCGCCAACGACAGCGCCCTGCTCTGGATCGGGTACCCGACCTTCGACACCTACGCGCTCCTGCTGATGGCCCTGGCCCTCGTGGGCCTGTTCCGCCGCGAGCTGGGCGGGGAATCGAACGAGGCCAGCATCGCCTCCGGCGGCGGGCTATCCCTTCATGGGGCCGGTTAA